The Fusobacterium necrophorum subsp. necrophorum genome includes the window TTTGCAAGGCGGGCAACAATCCGTCAAAATTCATACTTTTGATTTCCACTTTTTTTCCTATTTTTTCTCCAATTTGCTTCATCAACTCAATATCGAAGCCTTTGATTTCTTCCCCCTCCATATATTCGAAGGGAGCAAATTCCGGATTGGTTCCCACAACGAGTGTGGCCTCTTCCTTTCCTTTTCCACAGGCAAAGCACAATAGACAACAGATAACAACGAAAATTCCTTTTTTCCATTTCATAAAAATTCCTCCTAAAATTTTGATATAAAAAAACCACTGACAAAAAGTCAATGGTTTTGCATACGAGTAACAAAAAACCGTAGTCCAAAAGAACTACGGCTCTCTAATGTATTTACAGAAAACGCATAGATTATTTTTGCACAGAAAAAGAACGCCTATTTGATTGAAATCTTTGCGAGTTCCTTTTCCTTAGTACTGTCAATAACATATGCTTTTCCTCCTTTGTTTCTTTATTACGTTGGAGTATAGCATAAGGAAAAAGCTTTGTCAAATTTTTTTTTGAATTTTCCATTGCACAGTTTTTTAAAACGTGTTAGGATATGGATATAATTGGAAAGAGGAGGATCGGAAATATGAAAAAATTTACGACAAGTTTGGGAATTTTTTTTATCACATCTTTGCTTGCTTTTGCTGCAACTTCTTTAAAACCTGCAGAAGTACAGATGAAAGACGGAGTATTTATAAGTGAGAAAGGAGTTCCCCTACAAGGAGAATATGAGATGAGAGAGGACTTGTACGACTCCAGTTTTATCTTCCAACAAGGAAAGTTGGCAAGTTTTTCCTTTGAAACCAGAAAAAATAAGGAAAATGATTTGGAAGTAGAGGGGAAGTTTACGACTCCTGAAATGTTTAAAGGAGAAATTTCGATTAAAAGTGAAGAAAAACCAAAGCAAGAGGAAAGGGTAAATAAAAAATTATCCTTGGATGGAAACATAGAAGGAAAGGCTCTTCATCAGTTTGCAACAGAGGTGTTGACAAAGTCAGCGGCAAGTTTAAAAATTCCTACGTTTAAAGTAGTGGAAGCTTGGAAGCTTCAAGATGGAAAACGAGAATTAGAGGAAGAAAAGACAGTGGAAGTAGGAAAAAAGGAAGTAAATAAGAATTACAGCATGTTCCAAAAAACAAAAACGGAAGAAGAACAAATTTTTTCCAAAGGAAAGTTGGTACATACTTCCAAGGGAAGTAGCAGCAACTTTGAAATGCAGACGATGAAGAAATAAAAACGGAAAGAAAAGAAGGAAAAAGAAAATCAGTAAAATAAAAGGACTGCACCTGAAATCTTAGACATAAGATAGGGGTGCAGTTTTTTCTTGCTTTCTTCTTTTTTCTTTCGTATACTGAAAATAGAAAATACGAAAGCAAGGGAGAGGAAAATGAGAACTTTATTGATTGATAACTATGATTCTTATACCTATAATTTATATCAAATGATTGCGGACATCACGGAAAAAGAAGTTCTCGTCATTAAAAATGACGAATATTCTTGGGAGGAAGTACAAAAACTTGCCTTTGATGCGGTCGTCATTTCTCCGGGACCCGGAAGGCCTGATAAAAAAGAAGATTTTGGAGTCTGTGAAGAAGTGATTCTCCATTGTGAAAAACCGATTTTGGGGGTTTGTTTGGGACATCAGGGAATCTACCATGTTTTTGGGGGAGAAGTCGGCAAGGCTCCGATTCCTATGCATGGAAGATTAAGTAAAATCCACCATGAAGGAAGAGGAATTTTTCAAAACTTGGCACAGGACATCCAAGTGGTACGCTATCATTCTTTGCTATGCAAAGGAGAGATTCCGGACTGTTTACAGGTAGAGGCCAGAACGGAAGAGGGACTGATTATGGCACTTTCCCATAAGACAAAGCCGATTTGGGGAGTACAATTTCATCCCGAATCGATTTGTACTCAAGAGGGAAGAAAAATGCTCGAGAATTTTTTCCGCCTGAGTCATGAATATTATCAGAAACAGGAGACCTTTCTCTATGAGAGTATGGATGCTTGGGAAGAGGGGGAGGAGATTTTTCGGCGTCTCTATCCAAGATTTCCAAAATTACTGTGGTTGGATAGCAGTAAGGTAGAAAAGGGCTTATCCCGTTTTTCCATTTTTGGAATGTCGAGCTTAGAACGAGGACACAGCTTGACGTATAAGGTGGACAGTGGAATATTGGAAAAAAAGTATGAAAACGGGAAGACAGAAAAGTTTCAGGAAAGTATTTTCGACTATTTTCAGACAAGAAAGAAAAATTGGAGAGTGAAAGAGGAACTGCCCTTTGATTTCCAATTGGGATATATCGGTTATTTTGCTTATGAGTTGAAACAGGAATGTGTCGCAGAGAATCGACATTCCTATGAATATCCGGATGCTTTTTTTTGCTATGTGGATAGGGCTGTGGTTTTGGATCATTGGGAAAAGAAACTCTATTTACTATCCGAGGGAGAGGACAGAACTTGGATTGAAGAGGTAAAAAACCTCCTACAGAGAGGAGAAAAATATCAGGAGGGAGAGCATTTTTCCAACTATCCGAGGGCGGCTTTTGTCAGCAAACGAAAAGAATATCTTGAAAGCATTCGCAAAAGTCAGGACTTGATTGCTCAAGGAGAAAGTTATGAAATTTGTTTGACCAATCGCTTGGAACTTTTTGCAAAGGTTTGTCCGGTGGATTACTATCTTTTGTTGCGAAAAGTAAGTCCCGCTCCTTATTCCGCTTTTTTTCCCTGTGAGAAGCTAAGTCTTGCCTCTTCTTCCATGGAAAAATTTTTGACCGTAGA containing:
- the pabB gene encoding aminodeoxychorismate synthase component I; translation: MRTLLIDNYDSYTYNLYQMIADITEKEVLVIKNDEYSWEEVQKLAFDAVVISPGPGRPDKKEDFGVCEEVILHCEKPILGVCLGHQGIYHVFGGEVGKAPIPMHGRLSKIHHEGRGIFQNLAQDIQVVRYHSLLCKGEIPDCLQVEARTEEGLIMALSHKTKPIWGVQFHPESICTQEGRKMLENFFRLSHEYYQKQETFLYESMDAWEEGEEIFRRLYPRFPKLLWLDSSKVEKGLSRFSIFGMSSLERGHSLTYKVDSGILEKKYENGKTEKFQESIFDYFQTRKKNWRVKEELPFDFQLGYIGYFAYELKQECVAENRHSYEYPDAFFCYVDRAVVLDHWEKKLYLLSEGEDRTWIEEVKNLLQRGEKYQEGEHFSNYPRAAFVSKRKEYLESIRKSQDLIAQGESYEICLTNRLELFAKVCPVDYYLLLRKVSPAPYSAFFPCEKLSLASSSMEKFLTVDREGRVETKPIKGTIRRGRTVEEDEKYKRSLAEEEKNQSENLMIVDLLRNDLGKVCDIASVKVPKLMTVESYSTLHQLVSTVTGKISGKYDAIDVIKACFPGGSMTGAPKKRTLEIIDSLETVPRGIYSGSIGFLSHNGTADFNIVIRTAVIEEEKVSLGVGGAIIALSNPEEEFEEILLKAKGALKAFQLYFTGNMEEEIRIEGSEA